A section of the Pseudomonas prosekii genome encodes:
- a CDS encoding response regulator: MLKKLGIKGRVLLLTLLPTSLMALVLGGYFTWTQQSDLQTQLMQRGEMIAEQLAPLVAPAMGHQNTELLERIATLSLEQTDVRAVTFLAPDRTPLAHAGPTMLNAAPIGNGAHMLRRSGNDATRYLLPVFGKHRNFAGELIPDESERLLGWVELELTHNGMLLRGYRSLFASLLLIAAGLAGAALLALRMGRTINRPISQIKLAVAQLKDGHLETRLPPLGSQELDELASGINRMAGTLQNAQEELQHSVDQATEDVRQNLETIEIQNIELDLARKEALEASRIKSEFLANMSHEIRTPLNGILGFTHLLQKSELTPRQLDYLGTIEKSADSLLGIINEILDFSKIEAGKLVLDNIPFNLRDLLQDTLTILAPAAHAKQLELVSLVYRDTPLSLIGDPLRLKQILTNLVSNAIKFTREGTIVARAMLEEEHDDSVQLRISIQDTGIGLSNQDVRALFQAFSQADNSLSRQPGGTGLGLVISKRLIEQMGGEIGVDSTPGEGSEFWISLSLPKTRDDAEDLPGPPLLGRRVAVLENHELARQALQHQLEDCGLEVTPFNTLESLTNGVTGAHQTDQAIDLAVLGITSNDMPPERLNQHIWDLEHLGCKVLVLCPTTEQTLFHLSVPNPHSQLQAKPACTRKLRRALADLVNPRQQRSEPGEPVSSRAPKVLCVDDNPANLLLVQTLLEDMGAKVLAVESGYAAVKAVQSETFDLVLMDVQMPGMDGRQSTEAIRQWESERHCTPLPIVALTAHAMANEKRALLQSGMDDYLTKPISERQLAQVVLKWTGLALRNQGPERSSDSHGGSELLVLDHEEGLRLAAGKADLAADMLAMLLASLEADREAIRVAREANDQNALIERVHRLHGATRYCGVPQLRAACQRSETLLKQQDPKAAAALEELERSINRLAMQARISA; the protein is encoded by the coding sequence GTGCTCAAGAAACTGGGAATTAAAGGCCGCGTGCTGTTGCTGACCTTGCTGCCGACCAGCCTGATGGCATTGGTCCTGGGCGGCTATTTCACCTGGACGCAGCAATCGGACCTGCAAACCCAATTGATGCAGCGTGGCGAGATGATCGCCGAGCAACTGGCGCCGCTGGTAGCCCCGGCCATGGGCCACCAGAACACCGAATTGCTCGAGCGCATCGCCACCCTGTCGCTGGAACAGACCGACGTGCGCGCCGTGACTTTCCTCGCGCCCGACCGCACGCCGCTGGCCCACGCCGGGCCGACCATGCTCAACGCCGCGCCGATCGGCAACGGTGCGCACATGCTCCGGCGCAGCGGCAATGACGCCACCCGCTACTTGCTGCCGGTGTTCGGCAAGCACCGTAATTTCGCCGGCGAGCTGATTCCCGACGAGTCGGAACGCCTGCTCGGCTGGGTCGAACTCGAACTCACGCACAACGGCATGCTGCTGCGCGGTTACCGCAGCCTGTTCGCCAGCCTGCTGTTGATCGCCGCCGGGCTGGCCGGCGCGGCGTTGCTGGCGTTGCGCATGGGTCGCACGATCAACCGGCCGATCAGCCAGATCAAACTGGCGGTGGCGCAACTCAAGGACGGTCATCTGGAAACCCGCTTGCCGCCGCTCGGCAGCCAGGAATTGGATGAGCTGGCGTCCGGCATCAACCGCATGGCCGGCACCCTGCAAAACGCGCAGGAAGAATTGCAACACAGCGTCGATCAGGCCACCGAAGACGTCCGGCAGAATCTGGAAACCATCGAAATCCAGAACATCGAGCTGGACCTGGCGCGCAAGGAAGCGCTGGAAGCGAGCCGGATCAAATCCGAGTTCCTCGCCAACATGAGCCATGAAATCCGCACGCCGCTGAACGGCATTCTCGGCTTCACTCATCTGCTGCAAAAAAGTGAACTGACCCCGCGCCAGCTCGATTATCTGGGCACCATCGAGAAATCCGCCGACAGCCTGCTGGGGATCATCAACGAGATTCTCGACTTTTCGAAAATCGAGGCCGGCAAACTGGTGCTCGACAATATTCCGTTCAACCTGCGCGATCTGCTGCAGGACACGCTGACCATCCTCGCCCCCGCCGCCCACGCCAAACAGCTGGAATTGGTCAGTCTGGTGTATCGCGACACGCCGCTGTCGCTGATCGGCGACCCGCTGCGGCTCAAGCAGATTCTGACCAACCTGGTGAGCAACGCGATCAAGTTCACCCGCGAAGGCACGATCGTCGCCCGCGCCATGCTCGAAGAAGAACACGACGACAGCGTGCAGTTGCGCATCAGCATTCAGGACACCGGCATCGGCCTGTCGAATCAGGACGTGCGCGCGTTGTTCCAGGCGTTCAGTCAGGCTGACAATTCACTCTCGCGGCAGCCGGGTGGCACTGGGCTGGGGTTGGTGATTTCCAAGCGTTTGATCGAACAGATGGGCGGCGAAATCGGCGTCGACAGCACGCCGGGCGAAGGCTCGGAGTTCTGGATCAGCCTGAGCCTGCCAAAAACCCGCGACGATGCCGAAGATCTGCCCGGCCCACCTTTGCTCGGGCGGCGGGTGGCGGTGCTGGAAAACCACGAACTGGCGCGCCAGGCGTTGCAGCATCAATTGGAAGACTGCGGCCTCGAAGTCACGCCGTTCAATACTCTGGAAAGTTTGACCAATGGCGTCACTGGCGCGCATCAAACCGATCAGGCGATTGATCTGGCGGTGCTCGGCATCACCAGCAACGACATGCCGCCAGAACGCCTCAACCAGCACATCTGGGACCTCGAACACCTCGGCTGCAAAGTGCTGGTGCTGTGCCCGACCACCGAGCAGACGCTGTTCCATCTCTCGGTGCCCAACCCGCACAGTCAGTTGCAGGCGAAACCGGCGTGCACGCGCAAGCTGCGTCGGGCGCTGGCCGATCTGGTCAACCCGCGCCAGCAGCGCAGCGAGCCCGGCGAACCGGTGTCCAGCCGCGCGCCGAAAGTGCTGTGCGTCGACGACAACCCGGCGAATTTGTTGCTGGTGCAAACCTTGCTCGAAGACATGGGCGCGAAAGTGCTCGCCGTCGAGAGCGGTTACGCCGCAGTTAAAGCGGTGCAGAGCGAAACCTTCGATCTGGTGCTGATGGACGTGCAAATGCCTGGCATGGACGGGCGCCAGAGCACCGAAGCGATTCGCCAGTGGGAAAGTGAGCGGCATTGCACGCCGCTGCCAATCGTCGCCCTCACCGCCCATGCGATGGCCAACGAAAAACGCGCGCTGCTGCAAAGCGGCATGGACGACTACCTGACCAAACCGATCAGCGAGCGGCAACTGGCGCAAGTGGTGTTGAAATGGACCGGGCTGGCCCTGCGCAATCAGGGGCCGGAGCGCTCCAGCGACAGCCATGGCGGCAGCGAATTGCTGGTGCTCGATCACGAAGAAGGTTTGCGTCTGGCTGCGGGCAAGGCTGATCTGGCGGCGGACATGCTGGCGATGCTGCTGGCCTCGCTGGAAGCTGATCGCGAGGCGATTCGCGTGGCCCGCGAGGCGAACGACCAGAATGCGTTGATCGAACGCGTGCATCGCCTGCACGGCGCGACGCGCTATTGCGGCGTTCCGCAGCTGCGGGCTGCGTGTCAGCGCAGCGAGACGTTGCTCAAGCAACAGGACCCGAAAGCGGCGGCGGCCCTCGAAGAACTGGAGCGCTCGATCAACCGGCTGGCCATGCAGGCACGCATCAGCGCGTGA
- a CDS encoding response regulator transcription factor, whose protein sequence is MNPINAALPRILSIEDDLVLGAYVHEHLGRCGFQVTWCQNGQEGLAIARGQPFDVVLMDILLPGLDGLNVLTQFRQSHSTPVVLMSALGAEADRISGFRLGADDYLPKPFSMAELRVRIEAILRRVALDRRPEPPAPVSPVHSLLFDDDQCEVFYREHGAGLTRSEYRLLETLNRNNDEVLSKAFLYQHVLQRGYAAHDRSLDMHISQIRRKLKAIGYTEREVRTVWGKGYVLSAIDEMV, encoded by the coding sequence ATGAATCCCATCAATGCCGCTCTCCCTCGCATCCTCTCTATAGAAGACGACCTCGTGCTCGGTGCGTACGTCCACGAGCACTTGGGCCGTTGCGGCTTTCAGGTGACCTGGTGTCAGAACGGTCAGGAAGGCCTGGCGATTGCGCGCGGCCAGCCGTTTGATGTGGTGTTGATGGACATTCTGCTGCCGGGCCTCGATGGCTTGAATGTGCTGACGCAGTTTCGCCAGAGCCATTCGACGCCCGTCGTGCTGATGTCGGCATTGGGCGCCGAGGCCGATCGCATCAGCGGTTTTCGCCTCGGCGCCGACGATTACCTGCCCAAGCCGTTCAGCATGGCCGAGCTGCGCGTGCGCATCGAAGCGATCCTGCGACGCGTGGCGCTCGACCGTCGGCCCGAGCCGCCAGCGCCGGTCAGTCCCGTGCACAGTTTGTTGTTCGACGACGATCAGTGCGAAGTCTTCTATCGCGAGCACGGCGCCGGCCTGACGCGCAGCGAATACCGGCTGCTGGAAACGCTGAATCGCAACAACGATGAAGTGCTGAGCAAAGCCTTCCTTTATCAGCACGTGCTGCAACGCGGTTATGCCGCCCACGACCGCAGCCTCGATATGCACATCAGCCAGATCCGGCGCAAACTCAAGGCGATCGGCTACACCGAGCGCGAAGTGCGCACCGTCTGGGGCAAAGGTTATGTGTTGAGCGCCATCGATGAAATGGTCTGA
- a CDS encoding sensor histidine kinase yields the protein MKWSDLPGRHSLFWKLACLLVAFCLLMIWLSWSWGRYMEERNQFLSDDARGTLTRYAAEAEQAWRQGQRTGVDAWLQGMRQREKGWVGVIGGDLQSLSTQPLTDKDIERLTFLRGLDWPIHKKNLPWLRVPFPGDPHAGNLVIELPQRFMPGRYRVFWRVITNGVIPGLFTLLLCVGLYRLLVVPLNSLREQANAWRADQLNVRLSRHTTNRSDELGELGRAFDHMAERLQSTVALQQQLLRDLSHELRTPLSRLRVASESEQGVAQLRERISREVDGMQRLVEDTLQLAWLDTERSRLPDEAIQIQALWDMLTENACYETAWPARQLHCAVDSTCWVRGHLNTLAQALENILRNAIRHSPSDGVITLGAQRDGDFWLVWLEDQGGGVAEVDLERIFSPFIRLDGSRPGDGGFGLGLSIARNAVQRQGGSLWAENAGAGLRLNMRLVADIGAAAGDAFASKLAPTLDLRRPHIV from the coding sequence ATGAAATGGTCTGACCTGCCGGGCCGGCACTCGCTGTTCTGGAAACTCGCCTGTCTGCTGGTGGCTTTTTGTCTGCTGATGATCTGGCTCAGCTGGTCCTGGGGCCGCTACATGGAGGAGCGTAATCAGTTTCTCTCCGATGACGCGCGAGGCACGTTGACCCGCTACGCCGCCGAGGCCGAACAGGCGTGGCGTCAGGGCCAGCGGACTGGAGTCGATGCCTGGCTGCAAGGCATGCGCCAACGCGAAAAAGGCTGGGTCGGAGTGATTGGTGGCGACTTGCAATCGCTGAGCACACAGCCGCTGACCGACAAGGACATCGAGCGCCTGACCTTCCTGCGCGGCCTCGATTGGCCGATCCACAAGAAAAACCTGCCGTGGCTGCGCGTGCCGTTTCCCGGTGACCCGCACGCCGGCAATCTGGTGATCGAATTGCCGCAGCGTTTCATGCCGGGGCGCTATCGGGTGTTTTGGCGCGTCATCACCAACGGAGTGATTCCCGGGCTGTTTACATTGCTGCTGTGCGTCGGTTTGTATCGTTTGCTGGTGGTGCCGCTCAACAGCCTGCGCGAACAGGCCAACGCCTGGCGCGCCGACCAGTTGAACGTGCGTTTGTCGAGGCACACCACCAATCGTTCGGATGAGCTGGGTGAACTGGGCCGCGCCTTCGATCACATGGCCGAGCGCCTGCAAAGCACCGTGGCCCTGCAACAACAATTACTGCGCGACCTGTCCCACGAACTGCGCACGCCGTTAAGCCGTCTGCGTGTCGCCAGCGAAAGCGAGCAGGGCGTGGCGCAACTGCGTGAACGCATCAGCCGCGAAGTCGATGGCATGCAGCGTCTGGTCGAAGACACCCTGCAACTGGCCTGGCTCGACACCGAACGCTCGCGCCTGCCCGACGAAGCGATTCAGATTCAAGCGCTGTGGGACATGCTTACGGAAAACGCCTGTTACGAAACGGCGTGGCCGGCGCGCCAGTTGCACTGCGCCGTCGACTCCACCTGCTGGGTGCGTGGCCATCTCAACACCTTGGCTCAGGCGCTGGAAAACATCCTGCGCAACGCCATTCGGCACTCGCCGAGCGACGGCGTGATCACCCTCGGCGCACAGCGCGATGGCGATTTTTGGCTGGTGTGGCTGGAAGATCAGGGCGGCGGCGTCGCGGAAGTCGACCTGGAACGCATCTTCTCACCCTTCATCCGCCTCGACGGCTCGCGGCCGGGCGACGGCGGTTTTGGCTTGGGGCTGAGCATCGCGAGGAATGCGGTGCAACGTCAGGGCGGATCGCTTTGGGCGGAGAATGCCGGGGCAGGGTTGCGCCTGAATATGCGCCTAGTGGCGGATATCGGCGCTGCTGCTGGGGACGCCTTCGCGAGCAAGCTCGCTCCCACCCTGGATTTGCGTCGCCCACATATCGTGTAA